ATCCTTCACAAAAACATATGCAAGCAGCCTTCCGTACTGATCTTTTTTTTCAACATCAAATTCAAGCCTTACTTTTTTCATGTAAACAAGCTTTTTATTATATTTTGCAGCTTCTCTTGCATAAAATTCGGCCCCAATACCCTTTTTAGACAACTCCGGCGTATCTATCCCCAAATATCTGACAGTTTCACCTGTATCCAGCCGAACCGTGTCTCCGTCAATAATTTTATTAACCACGTATTCTTTGGCAAAGGAGTTTCCTGCTAAAACCATTATCAAGTAAAGCAATATCGCAAAGACTCCAGTTTTCTTCATAAGAACGATTTTACAATATTTTACCTTTATGTTAAACAACAAAAGTCTGTTTGATGCCTGTTTTTATGTGAAAATCCTTTTATCTTTGTTTTTGTTTCTGTAAAACATCTATTTGCTGAGCGGTTTTTCTGAAACAGACCTTGTGAAGGATGCCCTAAAACTGGGAGTCGGGGGATATGTCCAAAAACCCTATCAGATCGATAAAATCGGTATTGCAGTAAAAGCTGCGCTGAAAAAGTCTCCGGCAAATTAGATCACAGCGGCAAATGCTCTGTCGGTCTTAGAAGTTTGGGCATAAAATCCTTATACAAACATTTGTCCCATCAGTCTGTTCAGCATTTCAGTCCCTTTTATTTCGGTTTCAAAAAGCGGTACAACACTCCTTACCCTGTCTCCAAAGACATTCCAGATAGTAGCCATATGTTCGTCCTGCATTTTAACACGATTATGCACAAACTCAGCAGCGCCTTCGGCTACCTGATCCTTCTGTATGATACCGTTAACAAGCACACCACCGACAGGTATGCCAAATTCGTAAAACCAGTTGATAAACCTCGTAATAACAGCTATGGGAAGCGCTTCAGGCAGAGTTGCAAAAAAGAAAGCAGTAAGATTATCGTCTGTGAGAAGACTCTGCGCTTTTGCCATTCTTTCTCTAAAGCTCAAGAGATAGTCCATAAGAGGGTCTTTTTCTTTTTTCTTTGAAAAAGAAAGGGCTTCCCTCAATGAAGTTGCTTCATCCCTGCTTTTCAGCATCTTTTCAACCCATAGCGAATAGACCTTCGACATACCCAGAAGCCTTCTTGCATTCGCAGTAGGCGCGGTATCAAAAACATAAAAGTCATATTCATCTTTGAACATAATATCAGTCATATTTTCAAACATGGCAGATTCTTCGAAGGCAGGATTCATAGTGGCAGATTCTACAAACTCATCCGCCTTTGTCGAAAGGTCTGCGAACCTTAAAAACCAGTTGATCTTTTCACGGATTTCATTTTTTGACCGCTCAATTGTATCGTGTGTGTCAATCTCAAAGGCATAACAGAGTTTTTCATCACATACATTCACAGCCTTTCCGAAAACATCCTGTCCAAAAAGGTTTGAGAGACTGTGGACCGGATTGGTAGAGGCAAGGAGTGTCTTTTTCCCCTGCTTGGCTGCCCATATGGCGGCAGCACCGGCCATAACCGTTTTCCCTACCCCTCCTTTGCCGCCAAAAAATATGTATTTCAGCTTCGGGTGATCCTTCATATATTTTGTCATGCTCGTGGTTATCTGATCCATTGCGGAACTCCTTTATTACTTCTTTGTTCGGGCTTAGTCAAACATGCGTTCTGCCAGCTTTTCAATCATCTGCAACCCTGTTACATCACGCTCCATCTCAGGAACATAGGCAAGTATCTGGTTTTTAAAGGTATCGTCAATAACCTTCAAATAATGATCTTGCATGGTGAGGCGGTTTTTCAGGTACTCAGGGATTTGCTGGTTTTTCAGTTCCTCCGGTAAAACACGGTTCACAATGTAACCGCTCAAAGGGACATCGAATTTTGCAAAAAGGCCTGCGGCCTTCAGGGTATCATTAATCACCATCTCCTCGGCAGTTACCACGAAAAAGAAGGCAGTCCGTTCTTTATCGGTGAGTATCCCGGATGATTTGTTAATACGGTCTTTGATATAGAGCAGTTCATTCAATATGGCGTCTTCTTCTGCATTTTTCTCGTGACGCATCACGGCAGCCACCTGATCATATTCGCGCATCTGCTGGCGCAGACCGGTAATCTTGCCGATCCATTCATCGTAAACGGATGCCATGCTCAAATAATATAAAGCATGTCCCAGGGGCACAAGATCATAGATGTAGTAGTCAAAACCGCCTTTTACCACGATATCAACAACCTCGTCAAAAATGGCGCTCTCTTCCATGGCCGGCTCTGCCGCTGCTGCCTGTATATAGCTTTCAATCTCTTCAGGGATTTTGTCCATACCGTACATATCGAGTATTTTCTGCCTTATTTCCTGTTGATATTCCTTTACCCGCTGGTCAGCATCTATTTCCTGCGCATAGAGGTTCGGCATGATCTCTGTGGGACCTTTTCCAAAAATATCTTTCTTGAAAATATCGCTTAATGATGCCTGAGGATCAACGGAAAAAACAAGAACGCGCTTGCCCTGTTTTGCCAGATAATAGGCAGTTGCGGCAGAAAATGTTGTTTTGCCGAGACCGCCCTTGCCGCCGAACATGATGTAACGTCTGTCCGGGTACTGTTCAAATATCTTTGTTAGAGAAATGGGAACCACCCCCTTTTATAAGAATTTCAAATTTAAGATTTCAAATTATTAAGCCAATGCATCGGTTAAATCTTTTTCCCTCAACATTCTTCTCTTCCAGGTTGCAATCTGGGGTACAACATATGGAAGCAGTCTCAAAGAATAATACGGCGGCAGAATAGGAACGCCAAGCATATCGCCCATAGTAATAAGAATGAAAAGATGCTCCATGCTTGCCCTTGTTTTCAGGGCAAATCTCGCCGAGTCATGCGCAGCCACACCGTATACAAATTCTTTAACAGCCTGAAAGAAACCGCCTTTTTTTTCTTCGTCTCCCATGATGTATCTCCTTTATTAATTTTGTATCGCTATCTTTTATAGCGCATTTCCAAATAAATTGCCTGCATTAATTTAAGACTTTGCCGGCGATGCCTGTGCCTTCATTACTCTGTATCTGTTAAGCGCTTTAATGCCTTCCACGCCAAGAATAATGGCTGCAATAACAAGAAAAAAACCTACAAGCCCCATGAGGGTATTGCCTATAAGAGCCTCTCCTTTTACCGTCCCTGAAATAACTTTATTCAGCAAACTGTAAGATGTATAAACAAGGGCTGCAATGGTTGTGATAAACATAAAGATCATCGGGTAGAATGTCCAGGCAGCTGGTTTTCCTTCAGACATTAACCAGGCTGTTACCAGTAAAAGTGCAAGGGAAGCCATAAGCTGGTTTGCCCCTCCGAATAGCACCCACAGATATTGCCACCATCCTGTTAAGACAAGTACCATGCCGAGGACACACGCAATAAACGTTCCCACATGGGTGTTTCTGAAGACAGGGCTTATGTCGCTCAGCAATTCCGAAGTTGCCACCCTCATAAAACGAACCACAAGCTGCATAATAGTAATAGCCAGAACAACCATCATAACGCTGCCGTAGGAATTACCCAGATTTAAAGGCAGGCCCAGGGCGCCCATAAATTTCGCGACTCCTCCTGCAAAGATG
The sequence above is drawn from the Pseudomonadota bacterium genome and encodes:
- a CDS encoding thermonuclease family protein, giving the protein MKKTGVFAILLYLIMVLAGNSFAKEYVVNKIIDGDTVRLDTGETVRYLGIDTPELSKKGIGAEFYAREAAKYNKKLVYMKKVRLEFDVEKKDQYGRLLAYVFVKDLFVNAELVKLGYAKVMVKLPNAKYKDMLLNHQKTAMDEERGLWQEKKRETEVSYVGNKRTYSLHRPSCTMTDKISDKNKIIFRSRFDAIKVGYSPCKQCKP
- a CDS encoding TRC40/GET3/ArsA family transport-energizing ATPase encodes the protein MDQITTSMTKYMKDHPKLKYIFFGGKGGVGKTVMAGAAAIWAAKQGKKTLLASTNPVHSLSNLFGQDVFGKAVNVCDEKLCYAFEIDTHDTIERSKNEIREKINWFLRFADLSTKADEFVESATMNPAFEESAMFENMTDIMFKDEYDFYVFDTAPTANARRLLGMSKVYSLWVEKMLKSRDEATSLREALSFSKKKEKDPLMDYLLSFRERMAKAQSLLTDDNLTAFFFATLPEALPIAVITRFINWFYEFGIPVGGVLVNGIIQKDQVAEGAAEFVHNRVKMQDEHMATIWNVFGDRVRSVVPLFETEIKGTEMLNRLMGQMFV
- a CDS encoding TRC40/GET3/ArsA family transport-energizing ATPase, coding for MVPISLTKIFEQYPDRRYIMFGGKGGLGKTTFSAATAYYLAKQGKRVLVFSVDPQASLSDIFKKDIFGKGPTEIMPNLYAQEIDADQRVKEYQQEIRQKILDMYGMDKIPEEIESYIQAAAAEPAMEESAIFDEVVDIVVKGGFDYYIYDLVPLGHALYYLSMASVYDEWIGKITGLRQQMREYDQVAAVMRHEKNAEEDAILNELLYIKDRINKSSGILTDKERTAFFFVVTAEEMVINDTLKAAGLFAKFDVPLSGYIVNRVLPEELKNQQIPEYLKNRLTMQDHYLKVIDDTFKNQILAYVPEMERDVTGLQMIEKLAERMFD